The DNA sequence GGGGTGGTCTTGTGTCTGCTGGGGGCCTGCTTTCAGATGCTGCCCGCCGCCCCCAGCGGGTGCCCGCAGCTGTGCCGGTGCGAGGGGCGGCTGCTGTACTGCGAGGCGCTCAACCTCACCGAGGCGCCCCACAACCTGTCCGGCCTGCTGGGCTTGTCCCTGCGCTACAACAGCCTCTCGGAGCTGCGCGCCGGCCAGTTCACGGGGTTAATGCAGCTCACGTGGCTCTATCTGGATCACAATCACATCTGCTCGGTGCAGGGGGACGCCTTTCAGAAACTGCGCCGAGTTAAGGAACTCACGCTGAGTTCCAACCAGATCACCCAGCTGCCCAACACCACCTTCCGGCCCATGCCCAACCTGCGCAGCGTGGACCTCTCGTACAACAAGCTGCAGGCACTCGCGCCCGACCTCTTCCACGGGCTGCGGAAGCTCACCACGTTGCATATGCGGGCCAACGCCATCCAGTTTGTGCCCGTGCGCATCTTCCAGGACTGCCGCAGCCTCAAGTTTCTCGACATCGGATACAATCAGCTCAAGAGTCTGGCGCGCAACTCTTTCGCCGGCTTGTTTAAGCTCACCGAGCTGCACCTCGAGCACAACGACTTGGTCAAGGTGAACTTCGCCCACTTCCCGCGCCTCATCTCCCTGCACTCGCTCTGCCTGCGGAGGAACAAGGTGGCCATTGTGGTCAGCTCGCTGGACTGGGTTTGGAACCTGGAGAAAATGGACTTGTCGGGCAACGAGATCGAGTACATGGAGCCCCATGTGTTCGAGACCGTGCCGCACCTGCAGTCCCTGCAGCTGGACTCCAACCGCCTCACCTACATCGAGCCCCGGATCCTCAACTCTTGGAAGTCCCTGACAAGCATCACCCTGGCCGGTAACCTGTGGGACTGCGGGCGCAACGTGTGTGCCCTAGCCTCGTGGCTCAGCAACTTCCAGGGGCGCTACGATGGCAACTTGCAGTGCGCCAGCCCGGAGTACGCACAGGGCGAGGACGTCCTGGATGCCGTGTACGCCTTCCACCTGTGCGAGGATGGGGCCGAGCCCACCAGCGGCCACCTGCTCTCGGCCGTCACCAACCGCAGTGATCTGGGGCCCCCTGCCAGCTCGGCCACCACGCTCGCGGATGGCGGGGAGGGGCAGCACGACGGCACATTCGAGCCTGCCACCGTGGCTCTCCCCGGCAGCGAGCACGCCGAGAATGCCGTGCAGATCCACAAGGTGGTCACGGGCACCATGGCCCTCATCTTCTCCTTCCTCATCGTGGTCCTGGTGCTCTACGTGTCCTGGAAGTGTTTCCCAGCCAGCCTCAGGCAGCTCAGACAGTGCTTTGTCACGCAGCGcaggaagcaaaagcagaaacagaCCATGCATCAGATGGCTGCCATGTCTGCCCAGGAATACTACGTTGATTACAAACCGAACCACATTGAGGGAGCCCTGGTGATCATCAACGAGTATGGCTCGTGTACCTGCCACCAGCAGCCCGCCAGGGAATGCGAGGTGTGATTGTCCCAGTGGCTCTCAACCCATGCGCTACCAAATACGCCTGGGCAGCCGGGATGGGCCGGCGGGCACCAGGCTGGGGTCTCCTTGTCTGTGCTCCGATATGCTCCTTGACTGAAACTTTAAGGGGATCTCTCCCAGAGACTTGACATTTTAGCTTTAttgtgtcttaaaaacaaaaacgaattaaaacacaacaaaaaaatccccacCCCACAACCTTCAGGACAGTCTATCTTAAATTTCATATGAGAAACTCCTTCCTCCCTTTGAAGATCTGCCCATATTCAGGAATCTGAGAGTGTAAAAAAGGTAccaatcattgattttttttttttttttttgtaaactaaaatgtttaaaataaaatagcatttacAGTTTTTACAGACTGGTGTAACCTAAATGAATTGTTACTTGTGTTACAAGAAAAGCAACAGTTAAAATTTccttgtggggtggggaggggagttgTCCAGGGGCCAGAAGGAAATTCCAGGAGCAAAGTAGTCagattcattttgaaattttaaagaaggGCAAACAAAGCTTATCAGATTAATGACATGTTAATTTACTCCACATGAGTAaggactggaaaaagaaaaacagcaagacCCTTTATATTATTGGGGCAAGGACAGTGCAATCTAACCACCTTCAAGCAAGTGAGAGGTGGACTGAGGACTGGGCATCCTTGCTCAGCCTTTAAAGCAGAGAGCATTGCAAATGGCTTTTAAAAGGCAGTGCCAGACAGTTTGTCCTAGGAACACGAAACATTTTTGCACTTAATGTAACCATCTTtcaaatcaactcaaaatgtaaCCATCTTTCAAATCAACTCAAAATCTCATCCCCAAATGCCACCTGTTCTTAATTCTCCTGAGTCTTTGATTCACCCGACATAGTAGCATTTGTGCCCTTTTTGTACCCCCTGTTAAAGGGAGCCCCTCAGCTCACTGCTCTCTTTGGTCTGGCTGAGGGGAAGGAGGCAGAATCCTGATATTCAGGGCTGAAAGCTGTGCTTCTGGAGCACAGTGCTAAGACTGCAGCACGCTTAGGTTCCCAGACAGTGACAGCACATTCCTAGTTTCTATGGGGAACGAGGAGAAAAGCCTACCTCAGGATGAATGCCTGCAGGGTAATGACTTGTAGCAAGAGACTTTAGgggcagaggtgacagagcagtgatggggtggggagagtgggagaAGATAATCATCTGATCCTGTGTTTGCATATTTCTGAGATGGGAATAATTTGTTAAACCAGGACAGAAAAGCTGCCTCTTCTCAGATTGCCCTTTTGTGTAATGCTTGctttccctatttctttcttttttcttttttctgtgttgGGATTGATGATtgctccttctcatccttcatagGTTTCCAGGTCCATCATTGAGATTTCAGTTTCTATTCAACTAAAGAGTGAGGAAGTGGTGGTAGTGGCAATTGGTGGgtacagagaagggaaggggaaagctGTGTGCATTGGACGGAGGGCTCCTTCACCAGATGATAATTTAAGCAAATGTATGATTGAAATAAACTGTGATGGATGACAGATGCTGAACCAGTGTAGCCCACATCCCTAagtctttctcttccctctctgacACTAAAGACTTacatctttctgtttttatttttcctttttttttttttttgagagagaagtCCAAATAGCAGGAAGAGGGATGGGGGGATGAGGAACCACACACTACCACCCCCTAAAACGCAAATGTCTCCAGCTACCAATCTTAGGAGGCAAAATCAGCTTTTTGAAATGCAGAATGGTATCACCAGAAGGTTTCCTTAAACTAAGGGTTGGTGGTAGGTTTCTCTTCTACCTATGGAGAAACCAGTATGCCTAAAAATTGTTTCTAAGAGTCTCTTTCAAgataaatattttgcaaatgtcTTTTAAGATGTTAAGCCCTGGGAGACAgcttcttacacacacacacacacacacacacacacacacacacacacacacacacacacacaccccaacacccCAGCTCATTTTTCCTGACCAGGAAACTTCATCttgctttatttataattaaaacatgACATTATGACAAACATCATGCACATGACACCCATTCAGATTGTTAGTGTTCTAGAAGAGAGGTGCTTTGTTTGATAACTTTGAGGAGGGGGTTTTGAATTTAAGCATAATCATTTGGGTTTGCCTTTCTAAATAGCATACCACTCCGAGAGCAGGGGTAGCAGGAAAAAGATTCTCTCAGGCATGTGCCTTGCCTAAAACCCTACTAAAGCGACCTCCTCTAGAAGACAGCATaccttttttagaaaaaaaaaaaaaaaattgtagcaacTGAAGGAGGGCTCCTTGGATTCCGTGAACTTAACCATCTCATAGGAAGGCTACAGGAATCCAGCGCCCAAAGCTGCTCTGGCTTGGTGCATTAAAGAGCTGTGTGGGTGTGCTTATAGGGAAAGCTTTCAGAAGCAAAACCTTCCTGGCAAGCATCAGAACCACAAGTCCCCTCCTACCCTCTAGAAATCTGAATATTGGAAACTGTAGTTTATCTCCTATCGCCAAGACATTTTTATCTTTCACTCTTCTTGTTTCAAGGTGGccataagaaagagagagaataatcGTGCTTTGTTTTATGCTACTCCACCCACCCTGCCCATGATTAAATATCATATATGTAGAAGATCTTAAGTCCATGCATATTTCATGAAGAACCATTGGAAAGAGGAATCTGCAATCTGGGAGCTTAAGAGCAAATGATGACCATAGAAAGCTATGTtcttactttgtgtgtgtgtctgtatgtttcTGTGTTGTGTGTCTTTGTAGGCAAACAAATGTTGTCTACACAAACAGGAATTTAGCTCACATCATTTCATGTCCCTGTGACTCTAGCTCTGGAgattggtggggggagggggaaggggaaaaggCAGGAATAAGGGAAAGTGGTAGTTTTAACTAAGGTTTTGTAACATTTGAAATCTATTCTTTCTCAAATTAATTAATCTTTAAGCTTCGAGAAACTTGCTCTGACCCCTCTAAGCAAACTACTAAGCATTTAAAAGAGAATCTAATTTTTAAAGGTGTAGCACCTTTTTTTATTCTTCCCACAGAGGGTGCTAATCTCATTATCCTGTGCTATCTGAAAAGAACTTTAGGCCACAATTCACGTCTCATCCTGGGCATTGTGATGGATTGACCCTCCATTTGCAGTACCTTCCCAGCTGATTAAAGTTCAGCAGTGATATTGAGGTTTTTCgaatatttatatagaaaaaaagtcttttcaCATGACAAATGACACTCTCACATCAGTCTTAGCCCTAGTAGATTTTTAAGGTTGGACCAGAGGCAGCAGATTAAATGAGATCTGTCCTTTGCTGtactcagaaaaaaaaggcaGTCGCTATGCTCAGATCGTAGCCTTGATATTAATAGTTGAGACCACCTACCCACAATGCAGCCCATACTCCCAAGACTACAAAGTTGCCATCACAAAGTAAAGGTTATTCcagtaaaaggaaataattttctaaacaatgtaaaaatattctTCTCAACTTATCAAAGTATAAGAGTGCCctgccttttctctctgctttcaagaAGGCAGACATTTGGTATGATTTAGCATCAACAACACATTTATGAGTGTGTGTAAGTAATCAGAGGGGCAAATGCCACTTGTTATTCCTCCCAAGTTTTCCAAGCAAGTACACACAGATCTCTGGTAGGATTAGGGGCCACTTgtgtttctggcttattttagTCGACTTGTCAGCAAGTTTGATGCCTAGTCTATCTGACATGGCCCAGTAGAAGAGGGCATTGATGGATCACATGAGATGGTAAAAGAAACATCATCACATACCCCTCTCACAGAGAAAATTATCTAAGAACCAGAAATTATATCTGTTTTGGAGCAAGAGTATCATAATGTTTCAGGGTAGTCAAACATCAATCATCTCCTCTAGATGAGTGGTGATGTTGGTTGATTTGGATCTGCCATTGACAGAATgtcaaataaaaaggaattagctAGCATATGACCATTAAATAGGCTTctgaaatatatacacacactcctACCTCTCAGTCTATCTCTGTATATATaacagcacacacacaaacatgcacacacacatatgtgtgtgtatatacatatatatgtataaaaccacatataaccacacacacacacatatataaccatacacacacacacacacacacacacgtgcaggcAGGTGACCACATTATGTAACTACCTTCTAGCACTAATTACCCTAATACTTTCTTCTTCATAATCAAACTTTTATTCAGGAAAGGATCTCATAAAATAAGTGACAGTTAAGATATAAAGGACTGATATGGCTGATGGTATTTTCAGGCATTAATGAGTAGGTAGATGCTTTGCAGGCTGGGGAACTTCTGGGCTCCTTATGCCACAGCAGAGTGTAACCTGCTGTCTAGTGGGAAGAGCCAGCAAATGGGAATATATTTTTTGAGAGTATTTTCCACCTCAGggttaagaaatatatttttccactaAAGAATGCtctactctgattttttttttttcttttctgggattCAGGAGGCAAAATTCTTACTTCTGATTGGGCACTATCTCCTGGCCTTGCTCAACTGGATACAATTTCTGAAGACCTTTGATTTTTTACTCCAAGTAAAGGGACTGGCTATTGCATTCTTACAGTTTAGACAAACATATAAATGAGATGGAGAAATACAATTTACTGAGCAGTCACTAGTACGGTGCCTTTATCTAGATCACAATAAGTGAGGGAGGTGCCAGCAACCTTATCTTCACATGAAGAACTTGAGACTTACAGAGGTCAGGTATGTTGTGCAAAGTCACCCAGCTAGTGATTGGAAGCACTGTGATGTGCTGATTGACTTAGTGGCCTTTTCACTACACCCTGTTTCTTTATTCCTTGAATGGTTGCCCCTCCACCCCTGCACATAACAAAGAGCCTAGAACTAGACTGGGAACAGGACACATGCTCAACACATTCTTGTTGAATGCCATGGGCACAATGCTGAAATCCAGGAATTCTGACCATGACTTGTTTGCTCTGGTCACTGGTAATAGGGCAACGCAGGACTCTGCCAATAGAGGAGACTTCTCCAGGGTTCCAGGAGAAGAAATGGCCAGTACATTCAGTCCAACCCCTTAAAATAGGATTTTAGATTCAGAGAGAGTAAAGTATAGACATCCATATGTTATTGTCAGGGATTTATCTGCATTTCTTCCTTCGTGATTAAATGGATCATGTGTCTATGGtaatggttctcaaccaggggcaaATTTGCCACCCAGTGGACATTTACTTGTttgtgtctggagacattttacatttttatgcatGGGTGAGGTGGTGCTACTGGTATCCAGTGGGCAGAAGTATGGATACTGTGAAACATCCTACAAGCGAAGGACATCCCCTACATCAAATAATTATTTGACCTAAAATGTCAAGAGTGCTGAAGCTGACATTGCTGCTTCACGATGGAAAGTAATGGTGCTGTCTAAAGCATCATGCTGTGCTTCAGTTTTGCATGGAGTGGTCTTACTTCTGGGTTAGCTTTAGATTTACCGAGACTTATTCCCTTTAAGTCTTTCTCTTGCCAGGTAACTGGAAATCTAAATTAATAGCTGTTAGGTTCATTGATAATCAGCAAAAGGGCCTATAGTTAACACATGCTTCTCAAAGAACATATGGCAAAACTTAAATTAACTAGGACAAAACTAGTCAGAACCCTCAATTGACCCACTTTTTCTTTAGCAATACCTCATttaggaaacaggaaaaaaaaatcaagttaacaGTGGAGATTTAATTaacaagaaggaaaatgagaaacttGATATTCCTTCCAGGAGGGGTTCTGCAGTCTGAACAAATCCAATCCACCAGCCTGTGCCTTCTTCTTCCCCAACCAAAACTGTAATGTATGTGAGGTGGTGATGaacctctatttaaaaaatcagtgtaccaaaaaataaatgcttgaggggatagatagctcattttccatgatgtaattattacacattgcatgcctctatcaaaatatctcgtgtaccccataaatttatgcatctactatgtacccacaataaatttttaaaaaactaaaaaaaataaataaataaaataagctagaaaaAAGTCAGTGTGCTCAGTCTAGTGGGTAGGGTGGACACATTTAGGGAAATGATCTCAGTCCTTAGAAACAGGATAGTCTAGAGATACAAGAATTGCAAACTGAAATCCATCTGGGGACACACAGGCAACACAGATGAGTGAGGTTCATGGGTAGATGAAATTATAAGGAACTGGATAACTCACTTAAAAGAATATAATTCACATTTGACTGGTTCTGGTTAATCAGAACATTTCTGCAGGGCAGGTCAAGTAACTGCTCTGGAAGAAATAGGGTCTAGAAGTCAGGAGTCATCATCTTTAGACATAGTACTGTTATTTATATGACTGGGATCATCTGTTAATCATCTTACTTACTTGGTCTCTGTCTCTACTTTAGATTGATTCATCTAGGTATTCCCTAAGAAACTTTCCAGTTTGGGGCTtgtattttactatttgtttccccacaataaaacttaaaacaaaagtggTTTTCAAGACAGTGTCACTTAACCAGAAAATTAAAATTCCCCTGAATTCCTTTTCCTCCAGACATTCTGATTCATCAGGCTTGCCTGAATATGAATGAGCAgatataggttaaaaaaaattcactgagagTCAGGGGCTTCAGAGAGGTAGGTGGACATGCTGGAAAACAGATGAGAAGATGAGAAAGCTCAGGCATGTGTGGGTGGGAAAACTGGGTTTTTAGAATGTGCAGGAAGAGATGAAAGGGAATCCTAAAGaggacacacacactcacccgcACATGAGACCTAAGACACAGGGATGTGCAGTGAAGTAGACTCCTacccacaaaaaaaataaattaattaattaaaaaaaattgttcaggACTCTGAACATGACATACTACATTGTAAATGGCCACAATGGATATTAGGAGTTGAGAGACCTTTCTAGTAAAATGGGGTGTGGgatgggagggaaagagagagaaagagagtttgagaagaagaaaaggcaaggtgggggaaggagatgagagaagagagaacaaaacaaatcagaaagaaaaaagaaaaagagagaggaagaggagagagttTCAAGATCTGT is a window from the Macaca mulatta isolate MMU2019108-1 chromosome 13, T2T-MMU8v2.0, whole genome shotgun sequence genome containing:
- the LRRTM1 gene encoding leucine-rich repeat transmembrane neuronal protein 1 precursor, translated to MDFLLLGLCLYWLLRRPSGVVLCLLGACFQMLPAAPSGCPQLCRCEGRLLYCEALNLTEAPHNLSGLLGLSLRYNSLSELRAGQFTGLMQLTWLYLDHNHICSVQGDAFQKLRRVKELTLSSNQITQLPNTTFRPMPNLRSVDLSYNKLQALAPDLFHGLRKLTTLHMRANAIQFVPVRIFQDCRSLKFLDIGYNQLKSLARNSFAGLFKLTELHLEHNDLVKVNFAHFPRLISLHSLCLRRNKVAIVVSSLDWVWNLEKMDLSGNEIEYMEPHVFETVPHLQSLQLDSNRLTYIEPRILNSWKSLTSITLAGNLWDCGRNVCALASWLSNFQGRYDGNLQCASPEYAQGEDVLDAVYAFHLCEDGAEPTSGHLLSAVTNRSDLGPPASSATTLADGGEGQHDGTFEPATVALPGSEHAENAVQIHKVVTGTMALIFSFLIVVLVLYVSWKCFPASLRQLRQCFVTQRRKQKQKQTMHQMAAMSAQEYYVDYKPNHIEGALVIINEYGSCTCHQQPARECEV